One genomic region from Solwaraspora sp. WMMD792 encodes:
- the csx19 gene encoding CRISPR-associated protein Csx19, giving the protein MSKTIRTVSPVDAGPAGAALAAFAAGTSGVGFCYRPADVRWFRFASDGVARGDDGSALDLTGVFELRAFTGEAELRWLHDSGGTGTAHWVGESDTGRSRPGVPWRLQHKPYERLLWGAVVGERNDHGWVTLHDGRIGTLPVPVDGPAPEGSLVWLQAVEYAENDEHGNVAVVDERLVGLVARPFPTPKDKGAAR; this is encoded by the coding sequence ATGAGCAAGACCATCCGTACCGTTAGTCCGGTCGACGCGGGCCCGGCCGGCGCGGCGCTGGCTGCGTTCGCCGCCGGCACGTCGGGAGTGGGTTTCTGCTACCGGCCGGCGGATGTCCGCTGGTTCCGGTTCGCCTCCGACGGGGTGGCTCGGGGCGATGACGGGTCGGCGCTCGACCTGACCGGTGTGTTCGAGCTCCGGGCGTTCACCGGTGAGGCCGAGTTGCGCTGGTTGCATGACAGCGGCGGAACGGGCACCGCTCACTGGGTCGGCGAGTCCGACACCGGCCGCAGCCGGCCAGGCGTGCCATGGCGGCTGCAGCACAAGCCGTACGAGCGGCTGCTGTGGGGCGCCGTGGTCGGCGAACGCAACGACCACGGCTGGGTGACGCTGCACGACGGGCGGATCGGCACGCTGCCGGTGCCGGTCGACGGGCCGGCACCGGAAGGCTCCCTGGTGTGGCTGCAGGCGGTCGAGTACGCCGAGAACGACGAGCACGGCAACGTAGCCGTCGTGGATGAACGTCTGGTCGGGCTGGTGGCCCGACCGTTTCCGACGCCGAAGGACAAGGGGGCCGCACGATGA